One Clostridium estertheticum DNA segment encodes these proteins:
- a CDS encoding threonine aldolase family protein, with the protein MYSFKNDYSEGSHPNILKTLMESNMEQTEGYGEDRYSLAAITLLKDKLKCSDVDIHMFCGGTQTNLTAISAFLRPHEAVISASTGHVLVHETGAIEATGHKVISMKVEDGKLKPINIEMALEEHTDEHMVKPKMVYISNPTEIGSIYNKQELGDLSECCKIYNLILYLDGARLGSALCSKGNDIELSDLPKLTDAFYIGGTKNGALMGEALVISTDSLKEDFRFHIKQKGGLLAKGRLIGIQFLELFKDDLYFDLAKHANNMAHLLKKGISNCGYGFLIDSPTNQIFPILPNKIIEKLKEKYSFYIWQKIDEDNSAIRLVTSWATKDAAVKSFIDDITIFMNEFFVV; encoded by the coding sequence ATGTATAGTTTTAAAAATGATTATAGTGAGGGATCCCATCCAAATATATTAAAAACACTAATGGAATCAAATATGGAACAGACAGAGGGGTATGGAGAAGATAGGTATTCTTTAGCTGCTATTACATTGTTAAAGGATAAATTAAAGTGTTCTGATGTTGATATACATATGTTTTGTGGTGGAACTCAAACAAATCTTACTGCAATTTCTGCATTTTTAAGACCACACGAGGCTGTTATTTCAGCTAGTACTGGTCATGTATTAGTACACGAAACTGGAGCTATTGAAGCCACTGGTCATAAAGTTATTTCCATGAAAGTAGAGGATGGGAAGCTTAAGCCTATTAATATAGAAATGGCACTTGAGGAACATACTGATGAGCATATGGTAAAGCCTAAGATGGTTTACATTTCAAATCCAACAGAAATAGGATCTATTTATAACAAACAAGAATTAGGAGATCTAAGTGAGTGTTGCAAGATCTACAATTTGATTTTATACCTTGATGGAGCGAGACTAGGCTCCGCACTATGCTCAAAAGGGAATGATATTGAGCTCTCGGATTTGCCAAAGCTCACTGATGCTTTTTATATAGGAGGAACTAAAAATGGTGCATTAATGGGAGAAGCTCTTGTTATCAGCACGGATTCTCTTAAAGAGGATTTTAGATTTCATATAAAGCAAAAGGGTGGGTTACTTGCTAAGGGAAGGTTAATTGGTATACAATTTTTGGAGCTATTTAAAGATGATCTTTACTTTGATTTGGCAAAACATGCGAATAATATGGCGCATCTATTAAAAAAGGGAATTAGTAATTGTGGATATGGATTTTTAATAGACTCTCCAACAAATCAAATATTCCCAATATTACCTAATAAAATAATTGAAAAGCTTAAGGAAAAGTATTCCTTTTATATATGGCAAAAAATTGATGAGGATAATTCTGCTATTCGTTTAGTAACATCTTGGGCCACAAAGGACGCGGCTGTTAAATCATTTATAGATGATATTACCATATTTATGAATGAATTTTTTGTGGTATAA